The following proteins come from a genomic window of Streptomyces sp. NBC_01716:
- the dnaE gene encoding DNA polymerase III subunit alpha, which yields MRRPFTHLHVHTQYSLLDGAARLGDMFKACDEMGMSHIAMTDHGNLHGAYDFFHQAKKAGVTPIIGIEAYVAPESRRNKRKVQWGQPHQKRDDVSGSGGYTHKTIWAANKTGLHNLFRLSSDAYAEGWLTKWPRMDRETIAKWSEGLIASTGCPSGELQTRLRLGQFDEAMQAASDYQDIFGKDRYFLELMDHGIEIERRVRDGLLEVGKKLGIPPLVTNDSHYTYAGEATAHDALLCIQTGKNLSDPDRFRFDGTGYYLKSTDEMYAVDSSDAWQEGCANTLLVARQIDTEGWFQERNLMPKFDIPDGFTEVTWFREEVAKGLRTRFPGGVREQYRRQAEYEMGIIIEMGFPGYFLVVADFIMWAKNNGIAVGPGRGSAAGSLVSYAMGITDLDPIEHGLIFERFLNPERVSMPDVDIDFDERRRVEVIRYVTEKYGADKVAMIGTYGKIKAKNAIKDSARVLGYPYAMGDRLTKAMPADVGGKGIELSGITDPAHPRYDEAGEIRAMYENEPDVRKVIDTAKGVEGLVRQMGVHAAGVIMSSETITDHVPVWVRHTDGVTITQWDYPQCESLGLLKMDFLGLRNLTIMDDAVTMVRTNKGIDLELLSLPLDDRPTFELLGRGDTLGVFQFDGNAMRALLRLMKPDHFEDITAVTALYRPGPMGMNSHTNYALRKNKQQEITPIHPELAEPLKDVLGITYGLVVYQEQVQKAAQVLAGYTLGQADLLRRAMGKKKKEVLDKEFVPFRDGCRERGYSDDAVRAVWDVLVPFAGYAYNKAHAAAYALVSYWTAYLKANHPAEYMAALLTSVRDDKDKSAVYLNECRRMGIKVLPPNVNESVANFAAQGDDVILFGLTAVRNVGANVVESIVRSRKAKGKYVTFPDFLDKVEAVVCNKRTVESLIKAGAFDEMGHTRKGLAAHHEPMIDNVVQIKRKEAEGQFDLFGDAGDSGSPSSEPGPGFGLDVEFSDVEWDKPYLLAQEREMLGLYVSDHPLLGIEHVLSDKSDAAISQLTGGEHADGAVVTIGGIISGLQRKMTKQGNAWAIATVEDLAGSIDCMFFPATYQLVSTQLVEDTVVFVKGRLDKREDVPRLVAMEMRVPDLSDVGAHAPVRLDMHESHVTPDSVRQLKEILKAHPGPTEVRLRVRRRATTTVYRLGHGVAVTPEFWADLKAAVVVTRGTASVDS from the coding sequence ATGCGGCGGCCTTTCACCCATCTCCATGTGCACACGCAGTACTCGTTGCTGGATGGTGCGGCGCGGTTGGGGGACATGTTCAAGGCGTGCGATGAGATGGGGATGTCTCATATCGCGATGACGGATCATGGGAATCTTCATGGTGCGTACGACTTCTTCCATCAGGCGAAGAAGGCGGGTGTGACGCCGATCATCGGTATTGAGGCGTATGTGGCGCCGGAGTCGCGGCGGAACAAGCGGAAGGTGCAGTGGGGGCAGCCGCATCAGAAGCGGGACGATGTCTCGGGTTCGGGTGGTTATACGCACAAGACGATCTGGGCGGCGAATAAGACCGGTCTCCATAATCTGTTCCGGTTGTCGTCGGACGCGTATGCGGAGGGGTGGCTGACGAAGTGGCCGCGGATGGACCGGGAGACGATCGCGAAGTGGTCGGAGGGGTTGATCGCTTCGACGGGGTGTCCGTCGGGTGAGTTGCAGACGCGGTTGCGGCTGGGGCAGTTCGACGAGGCGATGCAGGCGGCTTCGGATTACCAGGATATTTTCGGTAAGGACCGGTATTTCCTGGAGTTGATGGATCACGGGATCGAGATCGAGCGCCGGGTGCGGGACGGGTTGCTGGAGGTGGGGAAGAAGCTGGGGATTCCGCCGCTGGTGACGAATGACTCGCATTACACGTATGCGGGCGAGGCGACGGCGCATGATGCGCTGCTGTGTATTCAGACGGGTAAGAATCTGTCGGATCCGGATCGGTTCCGGTTCGACGGGACGGGTTATTACCTGAAGTCGACGGACGAGATGTATGCGGTCGACTCCTCGGACGCCTGGCAGGAGGGGTGTGCGAACACGCTTCTGGTGGCGCGGCAGATCGATACGGAAGGCTGGTTCCAGGAGCGGAACCTGATGCCCAAGTTCGACATCCCCGACGGCTTCACCGAAGTCACCTGGTTCCGCGAGGAAGTCGCCAAGGGCCTCCGCACCCGCTTTCCGGGCGGTGTGCGCGAGCAGTACCGGCGCCAGGCGGAGTACGAGATGGGCATCATCATCGAGATGGGGTTCCCGGGGTACTTCCTGGTCGTCGCTGACTTCATCATGTGGGCCAAGAACAACGGCATCGCCGTCGGACCGGGGCGGGGCTCCGCAGCCGGGTCACTCGTCTCGTACGCGATGGGCATCACCGACCTCGACCCGATCGAACACGGTCTGATCTTCGAGCGGTTCCTCAATCCCGAGCGTGTATCGATGCCGGATGTCGACATCGACTTCGACGAGCGCAGACGGGTGGAAGTGATCCGCTATGTGACCGAGAAATACGGCGCCGACAAGGTCGCCATGATCGGGACGTACGGAAAGATCAAGGCGAAGAACGCCATCAAGGACTCGGCGCGCGTGCTGGGTTATCCGTACGCGATGGGCGACCGGCTCACGAAAGCGATGCCCGCCGATGTCGGCGGGAAAGGCATCGAACTCTCCGGCATCACCGATCCGGCCCACCCCCGCTACGACGAGGCGGGCGAGATCCGGGCGATGTACGAGAACGAGCCGGACGTGCGGAAGGTCATCGACACGGCAAAGGGTGTCGAGGGTCTGGTGCGTCAGATGGGGGTGCACGCGGCCGGCGTGATCATGTCCAGCGAGACGATCACCGACCATGTGCCGGTCTGGGTCAGGCACACCGACGGCGTCACGATCACGCAGTGGGACTATCCGCAGTGCGAGTCGCTCGGCCTGCTGAAGATGGATTTCCTGGGTCTGCGAAATCTGACCATCATGGACGACGCCGTCACCATGGTGCGGACGAACAAAGGCATCGACCTGGAGCTGCTGTCCCTGCCGCTCGACGACCGGCCGACCTTCGAACTCCTCGGCCGGGGCGACACGCTCGGTGTCTTCCAGTTCGACGGAAACGCGATGCGTGCCCTGCTGCGGCTGATGAAGCCCGACCATTTCGAGGACATCACCGCCGTGACCGCGCTCTACCGGCCGGGCCCGATGGGCATGAACTCGCACACGAACTACGCGCTGCGAAAGAACAAGCAGCAGGAAATTACCCCGATCCACCCGGAGTTGGCGGAGCCGCTCAAGGACGTCCTCGGGATCACCTACGGCCTGGTCGTCTACCAGGAACAGGTCCAGAAGGCGGCGCAGGTGCTGGCCGGCTACACGCTCGGGCAGGCGGATCTGCTCCGCCGGGCCATGGGAAAGAAGAAGAAAGAGGTTCTGGACAAGGAGTTCGTGCCGTTCCGCGACGGCTGCCGGGAGCGCGGCTATTCGGACGACGCGGTACGGGCGGTGTGGGACGTACTGGTCCCGTTCGCCGGATACGCGTACAACAAGGCACACGCGGCGGCGTACGCGCTGGTCTCGTACTGGACGGCGTATCTCAAGGCGAACCATCCCGCCGAGTACATGGCCGCGCTCCTCACGTCCGTACGCGACGACAAGGACAAGTCGGCGGTCTATCTCAACGAGTGCCGGCGCATGGGCATCAAGGTGCTGCCGCCGAATGTGAACGAGTCGGTGGCGAACTTCGCCGCGCAGGGCGACGACGTGATCCTCTTCGGACTGACGGCCGTCCGGAACGTCGGCGCGAACGTCGTCGAATCGATCGTCCGGTCGCGCAAGGCGAAGGGGAAGTACGTGACGTTCCCCGACTTCCTGGACAAGGTCGAGGCGGTCGTCTGCAACAAGCGCACCGTCGAATCGCTCATCAAGGCGGGCGCGTTCGACGAGATGGGGCATACGAGGAAAGGGCTGGCGGCCCACCACGAGCCGATGATCGACAACGTCGTACAGATCAAACGGAAGGAGGCGGAGGGCCAGTTCGACCTCTTCGGCGACGCGGGCGACAGTGGCAGCCCGTCCTCCGAGCCGGGTCCGGGCTTCGGGCTCGACGTCGAATTCTCCGACGTGGAGTGGGACAAGCCCTATCTGCTCGCGCAGGAACGGGAAATGCTCGGCTTGTACGTCTCCGACCACCCGCTCCTCGGTATCGAGCACGTCCTGTCCGACAAGTCGGACGCGGCGATCTCACAGCTCACCGGCGGGGAGCACGCCGATGGCGCTGTGGTCACCATCGGCGGCATCATCTCCGGCCTCCAGCGGAAGATGACCAAGCAGGGCAACGCGTGGGCGATCGCCACCGTCGAGGATCTGGCCGGGTCCATCGACTGCATGTTCTTCCCCGCCACCTACCAGCTGGTCTCCACCCAACTGGTCGAGGACACGGTCGTCTTCGTCAAGGGCCGTCTCGACAAGCGCGAGGACGTCCCCCGCCTTGTCGCGATGGAGATGCGCGTTCCCGACCTGAGCGATGTCGGCGCGCACGCGCCCGTACGGCTCGACATGCACGAGTCGCACGTCACGCCGGATTCGGTCCGCCAGCTCAAGGAGATCCTGAAGGCGCACCCGGGCCCGACGGAGGTACGACTGCGGGTACGGCGGCGCGCCACGACCACCGTCTACCGGCTGGGCCACGGGGTCGCCGTCACCCCGGAGTTCTGGGCCGACCTGAAGGCGGCGGTCGTCGTGACACGGGGTACCGCGTCCGTCGACAGCTGA
- a CDS encoding TetR/AcrR family transcriptional regulator — protein MGHREKLMAGARRCLEERGYAHTTSRDIAAAANAPLGTINYHYGSKEALLNAAMLESINEWGTKVQEPPSDPVGEAPGSVGERLEAMWARVIASQTTHRPLLVAAAEALAQAERTPEVRAQIAEAYERARPRLAAELHGIADAEEPGTARAVGSVHMALVAGLTQQWLIDPEHAPSASEMAAGLRAIARSLDADADADA, from the coding sequence ATGGGACACCGTGAAAAGCTGATGGCCGGGGCCAGGCGCTGCCTGGAGGAGCGCGGTTACGCGCACACCACCTCGCGCGACATTGCCGCAGCCGCCAACGCACCGCTCGGCACGATCAATTACCACTACGGCTCCAAAGAGGCGCTGCTCAACGCGGCCATGCTGGAGTCGATCAACGAGTGGGGCACCAAGGTCCAGGAGCCCCCGAGCGATCCCGTGGGCGAGGCTCCGGGCTCCGTCGGGGAGCGGCTCGAAGCCATGTGGGCGCGTGTCATCGCGTCCCAGACCACCCACCGGCCGCTCCTCGTCGCCGCGGCCGAGGCTCTCGCGCAGGCCGAGCGGACGCCCGAGGTCCGGGCACAGATCGCGGAGGCGTACGAGCGCGCCCGGCCCCGGCTCGCCGCCGAACTGCACGGGATCGCCGACGCCGAGGAGCCCGGGACCGCCCGCGCCGTCGGTTCCGTGCACATGGCGCTCGTCGCCGGGCTCACGCAGCAGTGGCTCATCGACCCCGAACACGCGCCGTCGGCGAGTGAGATGGCCGCCGGCCTGCGGGCAATCGCCCGGAGCCTCGACGCCGACGCTGACGCCGACGCCTGA
- a CDS encoding TOPRIM nucleotidyl transferase/hydrolase domain-containing protein, translating into MADMGSFRQAVIAWAAGGPGGPARELAVRLSVRAAVLLEGPSDAAAVDALAASRGRDLAAEGICVLPMGGAMSVGRFAGLLGPPGLDLRLTGLCDEAERRFYTAGLERAGATRQEFFVCMADLEDELIRALGVARVAELVRAEGDVRALRTFLRQPAQQGRPADQQLRRFLGTKKGRKIHYGRVLVEALAPDRTPAPLDGLLTGL; encoded by the coding sequence ATGGCTGACATGGGGTCTTTCCGGCAAGCGGTCATCGCGTGGGCGGCCGGCGGCCCCGGTGGACCCGCGCGCGAACTGGCCGTGCGACTGTCCGTCCGGGCGGCCGTCCTGCTCGAAGGGCCGAGCGACGCCGCCGCGGTCGACGCGCTGGCCGCGAGCCGCGGCCGGGACCTGGCGGCCGAGGGCATCTGCGTGCTCCCGATGGGCGGCGCGATGAGCGTCGGCCGCTTCGCGGGACTCCTCGGCCCACCCGGCCTCGACCTGCGCCTCACCGGCCTGTGCGACGAGGCGGAGCGCCGCTTCTACACGGCGGGCCTGGAGCGGGCCGGTGCGACGCGGCAGGAGTTCTTCGTCTGCATGGCGGACCTGGAGGACGAACTCATCCGTGCGCTGGGTGTGGCGCGGGTCGCGGAGCTGGTACGGGCGGAGGGCGACGTACGCGCCCTGCGGACGTTCCTGCGCCAGCCCGCGCAGCAGGGGCGTCCGGCGGACCAGCAGTTGAGGCGCTTCCTCGGTACGAAGAAGGGCCGCAAGATCCACTACGGCCGCGTCCTCGTGGAAGCCCTGGCCCCCGACCGCACCCCCGCCCCGCTGGACGGCCTGCTGACCGGCCTGTGA